The Vreelandella piezotolerans genomic interval CGCGTTTTGCTGCGGCATCGCCTCGGGCGGCCTCACGATTGCGGCGGGGGTATCCGGCCCGCTGATCGATATCTTCTTCGTGCGCTCGCAGATGGACCGCCGCCAGGTCGTGGCCACCAAGGCCATGATTCAAGTGGTCGCCCACTCCATCAAAATTCTTTTCTATGTAGGCGCCGCCCTGGCGCTCAGCGCGGGTGAGTGGAGCATCGTGCTACTGGCCGCGCCGTTTGCCATGCTGGGCACGCAAACCGGCACACGGATTCTGCACCGCCTGACCGACGCCAACTTCCGCACCTGGACCCGCTGGATCGTGACTGGCATTGGCGTGTTTTACTTCCTGCAGGGGGTGTATCTGCTCACCCGTTGACCGTTGAGGGCCTTCGCGGCGCGCTTTAGATGGCGACCTATACTGACCTTACCAAACGCTGGAGGTCGTCATGGATTACCACCACTACCGCGAAGCCCTTGCCACCTCGCTTGCCCAAAGTGAGCTGCCCTTCTCCCCCGCTGAGTATCAAGCGCGCCTTGAGAAGGTGCGCCACGCCATGGCGAAGCGCGAGTTGGATGCGCTGCTGCTCACCGCCCCCGCTGATATTAACTATCTCACTGGTTACCACACCTTTGAGGTGTCGGTGCATGCCTGCTTGGTCTGCACACAGGAAAAGCTCGTTCTTCAAGTGGCCTCGATTGAAACGGGTGCCGCGGTGGTCACCGCCCGCGTTGATGAGATCATTGGCTACCGTTGGGAAAACCTGAATGAAATCATCGACCCGTTGGCCGACCTGTTAACCCCCTGCCCGCGCATTGGCATCGACGGCTGGAGCAGTGGGCTGCGGGTGGGCGTGATGAACGCCCTCGCCCAGGCAGTGGGCCAAGAGCGCTTTTTTGAAGCGGGCGACCTGCTGGATGCCATCAAGATCGTCAAAAGCAGTGCCGAGCTCGAGATGCTTAAAGAGAGTGCGCGCATCACCGCCGCTGGCTTAGAGACGGCGATGGCCGCCATTCACCCCGGCATGACCGATAACGACATTGCCGCCATTGGCGCCAAGGCGCTGCTCGAAAACGGCAGCGAGTTCATGAGCCTACAGCCTATTGTGACCAGCGGGCACCGCATTGGGGTGATTCACGTGAACCATAAGCGCCGCGTGATTCAGCCCAACGAGCCGGTCTTTTTAGAGTTCGGCGCGGCGTATCAACGCTACACCGCACCGATGATGCGCACCGCCGTGACCGGCACGCCTAACGCCGCCCTCACCGCCACCCAAGACCTCTGCCGCTCGATGTTTGAAACACTCTGCGAGGCCATGCGTCCCGGCCACTCCTTCGATGCCGCGGCCCTGGCTGCCGATGCGCTGCTGGCCCCTCGACGCGACGAGCTGTTTTTTTCGGGGGTGTTTGGCTACGCCGTGGGGGCACAGTTTCCACCCAGTTGGGTAGAGGGCACGGGATACATTGCCAAAGGCCAAGCCCGTTCCTTCGAAACCAACATGGTGTTTCATTTACCGCTCTGCCTGCGGGTACCCGGCCAATGGGGCGTTGGCCTGAGCGATACCGTGGTGGTCACCGAGCAGGGTGCCAAGCCGCTCACCAACAACGATTGGCAGCTTTATCACGCCAGCAATACGTCCATGCACCCATAGCCTAAGATTGACACCACGATTGAGGGAGGCTATCTTCAACATAAATGTAAATGAGAAACACTCTCTTTTTAGCCAACAACCGGGTAGATAAAGAGCCGTTGAGGTAAAGGGACGTCACATGACCAGTGAACAGCGCCAGCTTCGTCAAACTCTGCTGTTTTTACGCACCTCGTTTGAAGCCATTCAGCACTCCATTGCCGGACGGCTAGAAGACCCGCTGCCCTGCTGGCTAGACACCAGCATGCTCTCCATGCTCTCCCGAGAGCTGACCCGCTGCTGCCAGCAGGCCAAGCCGCTGTTCGCGCCTGCGGTCGTGGAGCAGCTCTTTATCGCCTCCCAGCAATGCGACCTGCTGCTCAAACAGTGCCCCGGCGTGCTCAGCAGTGCCGTTTGCCACCGTCAGCTCAGCGCAATCATGCTGCCGCTCGCCAGCGCCATTCGCCAAATCGATACGCCTGCCAAGCGCCGCTGGCCTTGGCAACGGCACTAAACGAACGCTCATTGACGCCCCTTAACCCCGCCTCATTTGCTCGGCGGGGTTTTGTTTTACGCGACCGTCCCCATTAACCATAGCCATCGCATCGTCGTTGGCGCTTACTAGTAAACTGGTCTATTCTATTCGCCACGATGATACCCACTACTTCAAAAGGAGTTTTGCTCTATGGCGTATGAAACGCTGTTTACCCCCATTACGCTGGGTAGCCTGACACTTCCTAACCGCGTCATCATGGCACCACTGACACGTGCTCGCACGCCGGACAGCATCCCGGGCAAGATCCAAGAGGCGTATTACGGCCAGCGCGCAGGGGCAGGCCTGATCATCAGCGAAGCCACCAACATCTCTCCCACTGCCCGTGGCTACGTGTACACACCCGGCATCTGGACCGACGAGCAGGAAGCCGGGTGGAAAGGCGTCGTGGACGCCGTTCATGCCAAAGGTGGTCGCATGGCGCTGCAGCTGTGGCACGTTGGGCGCGTTTCCCACGAAATGGTGCAGCCCAACGGCCAGCAGCCGGTAGCCCCCAGCGCGCTGAAAGGCGAAGGCGCTCAGTGTTTCGTCGAATTCGAAGATGGCACCGCTGGTCAGCACCCCACCAGCACGCCGCGTGCGCTGGAAACCGACGAGATTCCCGGCATTGTGGATGACTATCGCCAAGCGGCCATCCGCGCCAAGCGCGCCGGGTTCGATATGGTCGAAGTCCACGCCGCCAACGCTTACTTGCTGAACCAGTTCCTGGCCACCGGCACCAATAAGCGCACCGACCAGTACGGCGGTTCGCTGGAAAACCGTGCCCGCTTCCCTCTGGAAGTGGTCGATGCAGTGGTAGAAGTGTTTGGTGCCGAGCGTGTTGGCATTCGCATGACGCCGTTCATCGAGCTGTTCGGTTTGACCGACGACGAGCCGGAAGCGATGGCGTTCTACATGGCCGAGCAGCTCTCCAAGCGCGGCCTCGCCTACCTACACCTGAACGAGCCGAACTGGGCGGGCGGCGATATCACCTTCCCGGCCGGTTTCCGTGAGCAGATGCGCGAGCGCTTTAGCGGCAGCCTGATCTACTGCGGCAACTACGACGCCGAGCACGCTGAAGCACGCATCAAGGAAAACACCACCGATGCCGTGGCCTTTGGCCGTCCTTACATCGCCAACCCCGATTTGCCGGAACGCTTCCGCGTCAATGCCCCGCTGACCGAACCGAACCAGGAAACGTTCTATGGCGGCGATGAGAAAGGCTATACCGATTACCCATTCATGGATAACGGTTACGACCGCATGAGCTAAGCGACGTTGCTGACGTTGCTAAGGCATGACGAGGGTTCCCCACAGGGGGAACCCTTATTCTTGAAAAGCATCACTTAGGTGGTGCTTTTTATATGCCTTGAACGCGTAAAACGCTGTTAATCTGTTGATTCTATCGTTTTAACGCGATAACCCTACTGCTGGAGAGGTCGCTCATGTTCGGTTCTTTGATGGCGCTGCTCGTCTCGCTCCTGCTGGTGGGAGCTGCCGCCATGACGGGCGCGCGCTTTCGCCCCGACGGCTGGTATCAAACACTGCGCAAGCCCCGCTGGACCCCGCCCGATCTGGCCTTTCCCATTGCCTGGGGTATTCTCTATCTATTGATGGCGATCGCGGCATGGCGGATCTATATGGCGGACGACTCGCCGCTACGCAGCGCGAGCCTGGCCGTCTATGGCGCCCAGCTGCTGGCCAATGCAGCGTGGTCCTGGCTGTTCTTTGGGCGCAAGCAGATCGGCGCGGCGCTGGTGGATATCGTGGTGTTGTTGGTATTGATTACATTGGCCATTGGCCTGTTTGCCCAGGTGAATACCTTCGCCGCGTGGCTAATGGTGCCTTACTGGCTGTGGGTCGCCCTTGCGCTGGCACTCAACGCCACCATTTTGCGGCTCAATCGCGCCTAGGTGTTACATAACGAAAAGGTTTCACCCCATGGATACAACGTCACTTCCCATTCTACTGGCCTTTACCTCGCTGCTACTCGGCGTGGTGGCCGTGGTGATTTTTGCTTATGTCGTGCTGCCAAAACGGCGCCGTGCCAAGACCAAGGCCAAGGCCAAGGCCACTGAGGCTCCCGCACCGGTCGCAACGCCCACGCCGCCTCCTGCGGACGAGCCGCCGCCCGCCCCCACCAAGCGCACGGGCAAGGTCAAGCAGCACTCGCTGTTCGTCATTTTTAACCAGCCGGATGACACCACCGACGCGCGTTTGACCGAGTGGCTGCGGAGCAAAGGCGCCCATTACGACGCCATCAAGAAGGTGTTTTTGATCGACGGCCAGCAAGCGTCTAACCCCATTACCGTGGCGAATGCCTTCCCGCCGGGGGAAATGCCTGACCTATTACGCGGGGAAACCCACGAGCCGATCCGCGGCGTTAGCCTGCTGGTGAAACCGCCGCTGCATAAACGCCGCAATCAGCAGATGCACGTGTATGTGGAACTCGCCAAGGAGATGAACGAGACCTTCAGCGGCGACATGCTGGATGCCGACAGGGAACCTGCCAGCGAATCCACCTACGCCCAGATCATCGGTTAACTCATACCACGCCTTGGCTACGCAGGTAGTCGTCGTAGCTGCCGCTGAAATCGACGATGCCCTCCGGCTGCATGTCGATGATGCGTGTGGCGAGACTGGAGACGAACTCGCGGTCATGGCTGACGAACAGCAGCGTGCCGGGGTAGTTTTCCAGCGCCAGGTTGAGCGCTTCGATGGACTCCATGTCCAGATGGTTGGTGGGTTCGTCCATCAGCAGCACGTTGGGATTGGTGAGCGTTAACTTACCGAACAGCATACGCCCCTGCTCGCCGCCGGAAATCACCTTCACCGATTTGCCGATATCGTCGCTGGAGAACAGCATGCGGCCCAGCGCGCCGCGCACCACCTGCTCGCCCCCTTTGGTCCACTGGCTCATCCACTCGAACAGGGTGGCGTCATTGGCGAAGTCGTCGGCATGATCCTGAGCGAAGATGCCAAGCTCGGCGGCATCGGTCCACTTCACTTCGCCAGCATCAGGGCGCAGGTCACCGGCCAGGGTTTTCAGCAGCGTGGTCTTACCAATGCCGTTGGGGCCGATGATGGCAATCCGCTCGCCCGCTTCCACGGTCATGGAGAAGCGCTTGAACAGCGGCTCGCCGTCGTAGCCTTTGGTAATGGCATCGACGTTCACCGCGTTGCGGTGGATTTTCTTGTTCTGTTCGAAGCGGATGAACGGGCTGACGCGACTGGAGGGTTTGATGTCTTCCAGCTTGATCTTGTCGATCTGACGCGCCCGCGAGGTGGCCTGCTTCGCTTTCGATGCGTTTGCCGAGAAGCGGCTGACAAACTGCTGCAGTTCGGCAATTTGCGCTTTCTTCTTGGCGTTGTCGGCATACTGACGCTCACGCGCAGCGGTGGCCGCCGTCATGTAGTCGTCGTAGTTACCGGGGAACAGGGTGATTTCGCCGTAATCCAGGTCGGCCATATGGGTGCAGACGCTGTTCAGGAAGTGGCGGTCGTGGGAAATGATCACCATGGTGCTGCTGCGCGCTTTCAGAATCTCTTCCAGCCAGCGAATGGTGTTGATATCCAGGTGGTTGGTAGGTTCGTCGAGCAGCAGTACGTCCGGGTCGGAGAACAGCGCCTGGGCCAGCAACACACGCAGCTTCCAGCCGGGGGCGACTTCGCTCATGGGGCCGGTGTGCTGTTCGATGGGAATGCCCAAGCCCAACAGCAGCTCGCCCGCGCGGGACTCGGCGGTATAGCCGTCCAGCTCGGCAAAGCGCACCTCCAAGTCCGCCACGGCCATACCGTCTTCTTCGCTCATCTCGGGCAGCGAGTAGATGCGCTCGCGCTCGGCGGCCACTTTCCATAGCTCGGCGTTGCCCATGATGACGGTGTCGATCACCCGCTCGTTCTCGTAGGCAAACTGGTCCTGACGCAGCTTGCCCAGACGCGTGCTGCTGTCCAGCATCACCTGCCCGGACGTGGGCTCCAGCTCGCCACCGAGAATTTTCATGAAGGTGGACTTGCCGCAACCATTCGCGCCAATCAACCCGTAGCGATGGCCATTATTGAACTTGACGGAGACGTTTTCGAACAGGGGCTTGGCCCCAAACTGCATGGTGATATTGGCGGTGGCGATCAAGATAGAGACCCTGGTTGGCGACATAGCCCTGTTGGAGGAGCGGCATGCGTGCAAAAGCACGCGATTCTACGCGCCTTTGGGCCACGTTACATCTCCCCTCAAGGCTTCTGCTCACCGTCTTTTACTGGCTGCGCGGGCATGTCGAGCAGAAAACGTTCACCATCAATCGCTTGGCGGAGTCTCGAGTGGAGAATCTCGACAATGCCCGCGTGCTCACCTACTAGCGCGGTGGTCGCCACCGTTAATCCGCGATGGCGGTGCTCGGCGGCGGCGCAAATCTCGGCAATGTCACCACCCTCACCGGCATGACGGCCTGGAGAGAGAAACAACATCGCCAGCACCACGTGGCCGCTGCTGAATTCGGGAGTATCCAGCAGGTCCTCCAAGAGCGGCTCGTTGAAGCGGTACTCATCGCCGTCACGTCGCTCCATGGAAGCGACCGCCACGCAGCCCACCTCGTCGCCCAGCAGGACGCTCAACTGCCCGGCCAGGCGGTTACGGACGGCGGTGACCTCGGGAATCGGGCTGCCGTGATCCACCAGCGCGACCTTAGCAGCGTCATTTTCGGGCAGTTGGGCGCGCACGTGATCGGCCAACAGCTTCGCCAAACGCAGGTCGTTATGACCGAGCTCATCCACCAGCGGCCGTGCGACGCGCACCGTCACATCAGGGAAGCGTGCCTGTAGCGCGGCCATCCGCTCCGGTAAATACCCCGTGAGGGCTTTGCTGGGGCCGAAGAAAAACGGCAGCACGACGATCTCGGTGGCCCCCGCTTCGGCGCTGCGTTCGGCGGCGGGGCCCAGCGTGATGGCCGGAATGCCATCGACCTCTTCGGCGGGGATTTTATTGGAGTGCAGCAGCGAGGCCGCTTGAACGGTTTCCCCGAGCTGCTCACTCAGCGCCGCCGCCACCCGACGCAGATTATGGGTCGCTTGGGGGCGTAGAGAGCCGTTATCGACAAGAAAAATAGCGCGCATCGCGTTCGTCCTTTTCAGTCAAAGCGTGGATGAGCCGCCAGCACATCCGCAGCGGCTCGGTGTAGCTGGGCGTGGCGTGCGGCGAGAGCGATGATATCGCGGT includes:
- a CDS encoding M24 family metallopeptidase yields the protein MDYHHYREALATSLAQSELPFSPAEYQARLEKVRHAMAKRELDALLLTAPADINYLTGYHTFEVSVHACLVCTQEKLVLQVASIETGAAVVTARVDEIIGYRWENLNEIIDPLADLLTPCPRIGIDGWSSGLRVGVMNALAQAVGQERFFEAGDLLDAIKIVKSSAELEMLKESARITAAGLETAMAAIHPGMTDNDIAAIGAKALLENGSEFMSLQPIVTSGHRIGVIHVNHKRRVIQPNEPVFLEFGAAYQRYTAPMMRTAVTGTPNAALTATQDLCRSMFETLCEAMRPGHSFDAAALAADALLAPRRDELFFSGVFGYAVGAQFPPSWVEGTGYIAKGQARSFETNMVFHLPLCLRVPGQWGVGLSDTVVVTEQGAKPLTNNDWQLYHASNTSMHP
- a CDS encoding alkene reductase, giving the protein MAYETLFTPITLGSLTLPNRVIMAPLTRARTPDSIPGKIQEAYYGQRAGAGLIISEATNISPTARGYVYTPGIWTDEQEAGWKGVVDAVHAKGGRMALQLWHVGRVSHEMVQPNGQQPVAPSALKGEGAQCFVEFEDGTAGQHPTSTPRALETDEIPGIVDDYRQAAIRAKRAGFDMVEVHAANAYLLNQFLATGTNKRTDQYGGSLENRARFPLEVVDAVVEVFGAERVGIRMTPFIELFGLTDDEPEAMAFYMAEQLSKRGLAYLHLNEPNWAGGDITFPAGFREQMRERFSGSLIYCGNYDAEHAEARIKENTTDAVAFGRPYIANPDLPERFRVNAPLTEPNQETFYGGDEKGYTDYPFMDNGYDRMS
- a CDS encoding TspO/MBR family protein gives rise to the protein MFGSLMALLVSLLLVGAAAMTGARFRPDGWYQTLRKPRWTPPDLAFPIAWGILYLLMAIAAWRIYMADDSPLRSASLAVYGAQLLANAAWSWLFFGRKQIGAALVDIVVLLVLITLAIGLFAQVNTFAAWLMVPYWLWVALALALNATILRLNRA
- a CDS encoding cell division protein ZipA C-terminal FtsZ-binding domain-containing protein, producing the protein MDTTSLPILLAFTSLLLGVVAVVIFAYVVLPKRRRAKTKAKAKATEAPAPVATPTPPPADEPPPAPTKRTGKVKQHSLFVIFNQPDDTTDARLTEWLRSKGAHYDAIKKVFLIDGQQASNPITVANAFPPGEMPDLLRGETHEPIRGVSLLVKPPLHKRRNQQMHVYVELAKEMNETFSGDMLDADREPASESTYAQIIG
- a CDS encoding ABC-F family ATPase is translated as MIATANITMQFGAKPLFENVSVKFNNGHRYGLIGANGCGKSTFMKILGGELEPTSGQVMLDSSTRLGKLRQDQFAYENERVIDTVIMGNAELWKVAAERERIYSLPEMSEEDGMAVADLEVRFAELDGYTAESRAGELLLGLGIPIEQHTGPMSEVAPGWKLRVLLAQALFSDPDVLLLDEPTNHLDINTIRWLEEILKARSSTMVIISHDRHFLNSVCTHMADLDYGEITLFPGNYDDYMTAATAARERQYADNAKKKAQIAELQQFVSRFSANASKAKQATSRARQIDKIKLEDIKPSSRVSPFIRFEQNKKIHRNAVNVDAITKGYDGEPLFKRFSMTVEAGERIAIIGPNGIGKTTLLKTLAGDLRPDAGEVKWTDAAELGIFAQDHADDFANDATLFEWMSQWTKGGEQVVRGALGRMLFSSDDIGKSVKVISGGEQGRMLFGKLTLTNPNVLLMDEPTNHLDMESIEALNLALENYPGTLLFVSHDREFVSSLATRIIDMQPEGIVDFSGSYDDYLRSQGVV
- a CDS encoding sirohydrochlorin chelatase translates to MRAIFLVDNGSLRPQATHNLRRVAAALSEQLGETVQAASLLHSNKIPAEEVDGIPAITLGPAAERSAEAGATEIVVLPFFFGPSKALTGYLPERMAALQARFPDVTVRVARPLVDELGHNDLRLAKLLADHVRAQLPENDAAKVALVDHGSPIPEVTAVRNRLAGQLSVLLGDEVGCVAVASMERRDGDEYRFNEPLLEDLLDTPEFSSGHVVLAMLFLSPGRHAGEGGDIAEICAAAEHRHRGLTVATTALVGEHAGIVEILHSRLRQAIDGERFLLDMPAQPVKDGEQKP